A portion of the Kribbella jejuensis genome contains these proteins:
- a CDS encoding LysR family transcriptional regulator, giving the protein MELRQLRYFVAVAEELNFGRAAARLHIAGPSLSQQIKSLERDLGVLLFERDRRAVKLTSYGETLLPQTRALLEQADELRRTARGFAASEPVRLGYVSWHPPDLQERVSGVAQLLVDAWVMPSHTQARRVADGSVDLAICWVRATDLAEQNLQGRLLGADRLFAVGHQDTPVEARRTVVLVDADTDAWASWNIYAIEFARATGASVVRIDDHGITGPGFYDHVRRLGRPVISSPKRDATPLPRGLTRRPVVDPVPIWTWALVSRQDETRPAVLATIDALTADVTVDYDPEKDWLPSDDPFRDVTRPG; this is encoded by the coding sequence GTGGAGCTGCGGCAGTTGCGGTACTTCGTGGCGGTCGCCGAGGAACTGAACTTCGGGCGGGCCGCGGCCCGGCTGCACATCGCCGGTCCGTCCCTCTCGCAGCAGATCAAGTCGCTCGAGCGCGACCTCGGCGTACTGCTCTTCGAGCGCGACCGCCGCGCCGTCAAGCTCACGTCGTACGGCGAGACGCTGCTGCCGCAGACGCGGGCACTCCTCGAGCAAGCCGACGAGCTGCGCCGCACGGCCAGAGGATTCGCCGCCAGCGAGCCGGTCCGTCTCGGCTACGTCAGCTGGCACCCACCCGATCTGCAAGAACGCGTTTCCGGCGTCGCCCAGCTCCTGGTCGACGCCTGGGTGATGCCGTCGCACACGCAGGCGCGGCGGGTCGCGGACGGCAGTGTCGACCTGGCGATCTGCTGGGTACGAGCAACCGATCTCGCCGAGCAGAACCTTCAGGGCCGCCTCCTCGGCGCGGACCGGTTGTTTGCCGTCGGCCACCAAGACACGCCGGTGGAAGCACGTCGAACCGTTGTCCTGGTCGATGCGGACACCGACGCGTGGGCCTCGTGGAACATCTATGCGATCGAGTTCGCCCGGGCCACGGGTGCGTCGGTCGTGCGCATCGACGACCACGGCATCACCGGTCCCGGCTTCTACGACCACGTACGGCGCCTCGGCCGACCCGTGATCAGCTCACCGAAACGCGACGCGACGCCGCTCCCGCGGGGCCTGACCAGGCGGCCCGTCGTCGACCCGGTCCCGATCTGGACCTGGGCGCTCGTGTCACGTCAGGACGAGACGCGTCCCGCCGTACTCGCAACGATCGATGCGCTGACCGCGGACGTCACCGTCGACTACGACCCCGAGAAGGACTGGCTCCCGTCGGACGATCCGTTCCGGGACGTCACCAGGCCTGGGTGA
- a CDS encoding FAD-dependent oxidoreductase → MGEQTAPSGAPIVVIGAGPIGLAAAAHLAERGLDFVVLESGPSVAAAIEEWRHVKLFSPWRYDIDSAARRLLEGIEWTEPDLGTLPTGGDLIDAYLEPLTKTPQLNDRIRYDAQVVAVTRVGFDRIRTAGREAAPFLIRLADGTELLASAVIDAAGTWRKPNVLGGSGIPARGEIDSAEGVARALPDVLGADRERYAGRRTAVVGAGHSAATTLLDLGRLAEEEPGTEIVWVVRGTDQARTYGGGDADELPARGALGSRLKDLVQSGRVELISSFRIESIGMTNGRVVLTSGERTVIADTVVNSTGFRPDHDMVSELRLDLDPILGSTRALAPLIDPNQHSCGTVPPHGVDELAHPEPGYYAVGAKSYGRAPTFLLATGYEQARSVVAALAGDWEAARDVQLDLPETGVCSSNLVYGGSAEETGGCCGPAPQAVEISAPAGRGLATGISGGLLAVIDDKPATQSGCCN, encoded by the coding sequence GTGGGCGAGCAGACAGCACCGTCAGGGGCGCCGATCGTCGTCATCGGTGCGGGCCCGATCGGCCTGGCGGCAGCCGCGCATCTCGCAGAACGTGGGCTGGACTTCGTCGTACTGGAATCCGGGCCGAGCGTCGCGGCGGCGATCGAGGAATGGCGGCACGTGAAGCTGTTCAGCCCGTGGCGCTACGACATAGACAGCGCGGCCCGCCGGTTGCTCGAAGGCATCGAGTGGACCGAACCGGACCTCGGCACGCTGCCCACTGGCGGCGACCTCATCGACGCATACCTGGAGCCGCTGACCAAGACCCCGCAGTTGAACGACCGCATCCGGTACGACGCTCAGGTCGTCGCGGTGACGCGGGTCGGGTTCGATCGCATCCGCACCGCCGGTCGCGAGGCTGCGCCGTTCCTGATCCGGCTCGCGGACGGTACCGAACTGTTGGCGTCAGCCGTGATCGACGCGGCCGGTACCTGGCGCAAGCCGAACGTCCTCGGTGGTTCCGGCATCCCGGCCCGCGGTGAGATCGACAGCGCCGAAGGTGTCGCGCGGGCCTTGCCCGACGTGCTCGGAGCGGACCGGGAGCGCTACGCGGGTCGTCGTACTGCTGTCGTCGGCGCCGGCCACTCCGCCGCGACAACGCTGCTCGACCTCGGCCGGCTCGCCGAGGAGGAACCCGGTACCGAGATCGTGTGGGTGGTCCGCGGTACCGACCAGGCCCGCACCTATGGCGGCGGCGACGCCGACGAACTGCCGGCCCGTGGCGCGCTCGGCTCACGGCTGAAGGATCTCGTGCAGTCGGGGCGCGTCGAACTGATCAGCTCCTTCCGGATCGAATCCATTGGCATGACCAACGGCCGCGTCGTACTCACGTCCGGCGAACGAACCGTGATCGCCGACACCGTGGTCAACTCCACCGGCTTCCGGCCCGACCATGACATGGTCTCCGAACTGCGCCTGGACCTGGACCCGATCCTGGGATCCACGCGCGCCCTCGCGCCGCTGATCGACCCGAACCAGCATTCCTGCGGCACCGTCCCACCGCACGGCGTCGACGAGCTCGCGCATCCCGAACCCGGCTACTACGCCGTGGGCGCGAAGTCGTACGGCCGGGCGCCGACGTTCCTGCTCGCCACCGGCTACGAGCAGGCCCGCTCGGTCGTCGCGGCCCTGGCCGGTGACTGGGAGGCCGCCCGTGATGTGCAGCTCGACCTTCCCGAGACCGGTGTCTGTTCGTCCAACCTCGTCTACGGCGGATCGGCCGAGGAGACCGGCGGTTGCTGCGGTCCGGCACCGCAGGCCGTCGAGATCTCCGCGCCGGCCGGTCGTGGACTGGCCACCGGGATCAGTGGCGGTCTCCTGGCCGTGATCGACGACAAGCCGGCCACCCAGTCGGGCTGCTGCAACTGA
- a CDS encoding SDR family NAD(P)-dependent oxidoreductase, translating to MKVAVITGASQGIGAGLVTAYRKLGYAVVANSRTIPASGDPDVLTVAGDLATPGVGAAVIERGLEEFGRIDTLVNNAGIFVAKPFTEYTDEDYEQITGVNLRGFFDITRRAIAAMLDGDGGHVVNITTSFATHAYSSVPSALASLTKGGLNSVTKSLATEYAARGIRVNAVAPGVIRTPMHPEETHEFLAALHPVGRLGEIDEIVDAVTYLETAKFVTGEVLHVDGGQQAGH from the coding sequence ATGAAGGTTGCTGTGATCACCGGAGCGTCCCAGGGCATCGGGGCAGGACTGGTGACGGCCTATCGGAAGCTCGGGTACGCCGTGGTGGCGAACTCGCGGACGATCCCGGCCTCGGGCGATCCTGACGTACTGACCGTGGCCGGCGATCTGGCCACGCCCGGCGTCGGGGCTGCTGTGATCGAGCGCGGGCTGGAGGAATTCGGACGGATCGACACGTTGGTGAACAACGCCGGGATCTTCGTGGCGAAGCCGTTCACCGAGTACACCGACGAGGACTACGAGCAGATCACCGGAGTGAACCTGCGAGGGTTCTTCGACATCACCCGGCGGGCGATCGCGGCGATGCTCGACGGCGACGGCGGACACGTTGTGAACATCACCACGAGCTTCGCGACACACGCGTACAGCTCGGTCCCGTCGGCGCTGGCCTCACTCACCAAGGGCGGCCTGAACTCGGTGACGAAGTCGCTCGCCACGGAGTACGCCGCCCGCGGGATCCGGGTGAACGCCGTTGCTCCTGGCGTGATCCGTACGCCGATGCACCCGGAGGAAACGCACGAGTTCCTCGCGGCACTCCACCCGGTCGGCCGACTCGGCGAAATCGACGAGATCGTCGACGCGGTCACGTACCTGGAGACCGCCAAGTTCGTCACCGGCGAAGTACTGCACGTCGACGGCGGCCAGCAGGCAGGCCACTGA
- a CDS encoding VOC family protein, translated as MSVKELRLVVTADDYEEAVAFYRDVLGLPERASYSSPDGRVTILEVERATLEIADPGQADFIDAVEVGRRVAGKYRVAFEVEDSAATTRQLADAGATVLAEPTRTPWNSLNARLETPGGIQLTLFTELDLK; from the coding sequence ATGAGTGTCAAAGAGCTGCGGTTGGTGGTCACGGCGGACGACTACGAGGAGGCGGTCGCGTTCTACCGCGACGTACTCGGGCTGCCCGAGCGGGCGTCGTACTCGTCGCCGGACGGGCGCGTGACGATCCTCGAGGTGGAACGCGCGACCCTGGAGATCGCCGATCCCGGGCAGGCCGACTTCATCGACGCGGTCGAGGTCGGGCGGCGGGTGGCCGGGAAGTACCGGGTCGCGTTCGAGGTCGAGGACTCGGCGGCGACCACGCGGCAACTGGCCGACGCCGGCGCGACGGTGCTCGCCGAGCCGACGCGCACGCCGTGGAACTCGCTGAACGCGCGGCTGGAGACACCGGGCGGGATACAGCTCACGTTGTTCACCGAACTTGACCTCAAGTGA
- a CDS encoding YbfB/YjiJ family MFS transporter, with amino-acid sequence MRAWGLAGRGAAALAGGMGIGRFAYTPILPMMHAQAGLTPRLGAALATANYTGYLAGAVAAVVVPRLVHSRWTLRLSLIVLAVTLALMPVDHSLWLVLRLIAGIASALVFVIAVNAVLHRLPSHHVGWTFGGGVGAGIALSGAVLAGGNWRTAWWISAVLTLACTIPAWHLTAATSTLSVSTAHRRSWHFNALLTSYTLEGIGYIIAGTFLVAAINETASGPVGNSAWIVVGLAAVPSTVVWAALSRRWSRPTLLLSALILQAIGIALPTIVHGVAAALISAALFGATFLGVANLAIALGTQLQVPHAVAVLTVGYSLGQIIGPLAVGPLLHNGYHEALLVSAAVVALAATAALPVRHPTRRFA; translated from the coding sequence ATGAGGGCATGGGGTTTGGCCGGGCGTGGGGCGGCGGCGTTGGCCGGTGGGATGGGAATCGGGCGGTTCGCCTACACGCCCATCCTGCCGATGATGCACGCACAGGCCGGCCTGACCCCTCGGCTGGGCGCGGCACTGGCGACCGCCAACTACACCGGCTACCTCGCCGGTGCAGTGGCGGCGGTCGTGGTGCCGCGGCTGGTCCACTCGCGCTGGACGCTCCGCCTGTCGCTCATCGTCCTCGCCGTGACCCTCGCGCTGATGCCCGTGGATCACTCGCTGTGGTTGGTCCTCCGACTGATCGCCGGCATCGCGAGCGCACTCGTTTTCGTGATCGCGGTCAACGCCGTACTGCACCGCCTCCCCAGCCACCACGTCGGCTGGACGTTCGGGGGAGGAGTCGGCGCCGGCATCGCGCTCTCCGGCGCAGTACTTGCCGGCGGCAACTGGCGTACCGCCTGGTGGATCAGTGCCGTACTCACTCTCGCCTGCACCATTCCGGCCTGGCACCTGACCGCCGCAACGTCAACGCTTTCCGTCAGCACCGCGCATCGCAGATCCTGGCACTTCAACGCGCTGCTGACCAGCTACACCTTGGAAGGAATCGGCTACATCATCGCCGGCACCTTCCTGGTTGCCGCGATCAACGAAACGGCCTCCGGACCGGTCGGGAACAGCGCGTGGATCGTGGTCGGCCTGGCCGCCGTTCCGTCAACCGTTGTGTGGGCCGCCCTGAGCCGCCGCTGGTCCCGCCCCACGCTGTTGCTCAGCGCCCTCATCCTGCAGGCGATCGGCATCGCGCTACCCACGATCGTCCACGGAGTCGCCGCCGCACTCATCTCGGCAGCGCTCTTCGGCGCCACGTTCCTCGGCGTCGCCAACCTCGCGATCGCACTCGGCACCCAACTGCAGGTCCCGCATGCGGTCGCCGTACTCACAGTCGGCTACAGCCTCGGCCAGATCATCGGACCACTCGCCGTCGGCCCCCTACTGCACAACGGATACCACGAAGCGCTCCTGGTCAGCGCCGCTGTCGTCGCGCTCGCAGCGACCGCCGCGCTGCCGGTCCGCCACCCCACGAGGAGATTCGCATGA
- a CDS encoding GntR family transcriptional regulator — MRKLERGGGEPLWKQLQADLVRRLRSGEFDNAFPGELALVDEYEVSRHTVRQALGQLRTDGLIVAERGRQPRVAAAPEIRQPMGALYSLFSSVEAAGLPQRSVVRALDVRADGVIAARLELEESIPLLYLERLRYAGGEPLALDRVWLPATLAEPLLDADFTHTSLYNELANRTGIVLDHGSEDIRAINPSAAERKVLHCPDDAAVFSIVRQGSAQNRPVEWRHTLVRGDRFALSASFSAHSGYRLAPSGTALTQAW; from the coding sequence GTGCGGAAACTCGAGCGTGGCGGCGGCGAGCCGCTCTGGAAGCAGTTGCAGGCGGACCTCGTCCGGCGACTGCGCTCCGGAGAGTTCGACAACGCCTTCCCGGGCGAACTCGCACTCGTCGACGAGTACGAGGTCAGCCGGCACACGGTTCGCCAGGCGCTCGGGCAGTTGCGCACCGACGGGCTGATCGTCGCCGAGCGCGGCCGGCAGCCGCGGGTCGCGGCCGCGCCGGAGATCCGGCAGCCGATGGGCGCGCTCTACAGCCTGTTCTCCTCGGTCGAGGCAGCCGGGCTCCCTCAGCGCAGCGTGGTCCGGGCACTCGACGTCCGCGCCGACGGGGTGATCGCGGCCCGGCTCGAACTCGAGGAGTCGATCCCGCTGCTGTATCTCGAGCGGTTGCGGTACGCCGGTGGCGAGCCGCTCGCCCTCGACCGGGTCTGGCTGCCGGCCACGCTGGCGGAACCGTTGCTGGACGCGGACTTCACGCATACCAGCCTGTACAACGAGCTCGCCAACCGGACCGGGATCGTCCTCGACCACGGCAGCGAGGACATCCGCGCGATCAACCCGAGCGCGGCCGAGCGCAAGGTGCTGCACTGTCCGGACGACGCGGCGGTGTTCTCGATCGTCCGCCAGGGCAGCGCGCAGAACCGGCCGGTGGAGTGGCGGCACACGCTGGTCCGCGGTGACAGGTTCGCGCTGTCCGCATCGTTCTCCGCGCATTCCGGGTATCGGCTCGCGCCGAGTGGCACCGCGCTCACCCAGGCCTGGTGA
- a CDS encoding aquaporin — MDLQPARRAGHQGMSLWRRALAEGLGTGLLVTVVVGSGIAAASLSPHDTGLQLLENSFATALGLAVLILMLGPISGAHFNPVVSAVDWWLGQRSGTGLTSRDLAAYLPAQVGGGIAGAILANLMYGEPAVSWSTTHRSAGHLYIGETVATAGLILLIFTLAATGRAAIAPLAVGAYIGAAYWFTSSTSFANPAVTIGRAFSDTFAGISPSSVPGFITFQILGAIIGAALVAVLYPGAGKAADEVVTPHIETTAGASS, encoded by the coding sequence ATGGATCTCCAGCCTGCTCGCCGCGCCGGCCATCAGGGCATGAGCCTGTGGCGCAGAGCATTGGCCGAAGGACTCGGTACCGGTCTGCTCGTGACGGTCGTGGTCGGCTCAGGAATCGCCGCAGCGTCGCTGTCACCACATGACACCGGGCTGCAACTGCTCGAGAACTCGTTCGCGACCGCGCTCGGGCTAGCTGTGCTGATCCTGATGCTCGGCCCGATCTCCGGCGCGCACTTCAACCCCGTCGTGTCCGCGGTCGACTGGTGGCTCGGTCAACGCAGCGGCACGGGCCTGACCTCGCGAGACCTCGCCGCCTATCTCCCGGCCCAGGTCGGCGGCGGCATCGCCGGGGCGATCCTGGCGAACCTCATGTACGGCGAACCCGCCGTGTCCTGGTCGACCACCCACCGATCCGCCGGACACCTCTACATCGGCGAGACCGTCGCGACCGCCGGTCTGATCCTGCTGATCTTCACACTCGCCGCGACCGGTCGAGCCGCAATCGCACCGCTCGCGGTCGGTGCCTACATCGGCGCGGCGTACTGGTTCACGTCCTCGACCTCGTTCGCGAACCCGGCCGTCACCATCGGCCGGGCATTCAGCGACACCTTCGCCGGGATCTCGCCCAGCTCTGTTCCCGGATTCATCACCTTCCAGATCCTCGGCGCGATCATCGGTGCCGCCCTGGTCGCGGTCCTCTATCCCGGCGCGGGCAAAGCCGCCGATGAAGTCGTCACCCCCCACATCGAAACCACCGCGGGAGCATCGTCGTGA
- a CDS encoding MFS transporter, with translation MTSTTTGAATDASGRGGMRREVVAALAVTTTVSYGVLYYAFSALLEPMRLELRISATAATGALTLASLVSAVLAIPVGRRLDARGGHGVMSFGSIVAAGSVLAWSHVQSLAQLYAVFVAIGIASAMVLYPPAFAVVVAVTAPECRTTALLGITLVAGFASSIFIPLSGQLIHAYGWRQTLAILAATIAIITVPLHVIALRHTRPPAPRTRHPAAEGAPSRVLHDAGFWLVAAAFVLHSAALAVIGVHLVTYLTKLGHPPTTAATLAGLLGLLSVTGRVLVTVLRRWLPITSVTAVIVTAQGAALGLLPLAGRSTSGAVMCLVAFGLGFGVASLAKPAILLDRYGDHGYATIAGILSTPTTVAAAFAPLVAAALATAIGYTTLILTAAAACVLAGLSLATSSRIPQPESTVGR, from the coding sequence ATGACATCCACCACGACCGGTGCCGCGACTGACGCGTCCGGTCGCGGTGGCATGCGCCGTGAGGTGGTCGCGGCGTTGGCGGTGACCACGACCGTCAGCTACGGCGTCTTGTACTACGCGTTCAGCGCGCTGCTGGAGCCGATGCGCCTCGAGTTGCGGATCTCAGCGACGGCCGCCACGGGTGCGCTGACACTGGCCTCGCTGGTGAGCGCGGTCCTGGCGATCCCGGTCGGGCGCCGGCTTGATGCGCGCGGCGGTCACGGGGTCATGAGCTTCGGTTCGATCGTCGCCGCAGGCTCGGTGCTCGCGTGGTCCCACGTTCAAAGTCTTGCCCAGCTGTACGCAGTATTCGTTGCCATCGGCATTGCGTCGGCGATGGTGCTCTATCCGCCGGCGTTCGCGGTGGTCGTCGCAGTCACGGCCCCCGAGTGCCGGACAACCGCACTCCTGGGCATCACCCTGGTGGCGGGGTTCGCCAGCTCGATCTTCATCCCGCTCAGCGGCCAGCTCATCCACGCCTACGGGTGGCGCCAGACACTCGCCATCCTGGCCGCGACCATCGCCATCATCACCGTGCCGCTCCATGTCATCGCGCTGCGCCATACGCGCCCACCCGCACCCAGGACGCGGCACCCCGCAGCGGAAGGTGCCCCGTCACGGGTGCTGCATGACGCCGGATTCTGGCTGGTCGCCGCCGCGTTCGTTCTGCACAGCGCCGCGCTCGCGGTCATCGGCGTCCACCTGGTCACCTACCTCACCAAGCTCGGGCATCCGCCCACGACCGCCGCAACACTGGCCGGACTGCTCGGCCTGCTGTCGGTCACGGGTCGCGTGCTGGTGACGGTGCTGCGCCGGTGGTTGCCGATCACATCGGTCACCGCTGTGATCGTCACCGCACAAGGCGCGGCGCTCGGTCTGCTGCCTCTCGCCGGGCGTTCGACCAGCGGAGCAGTGATGTGTCTGGTCGCGTTCGGCCTGGGTTTCGGGGTCGCTTCGCTGGCGAAACCTGCCATCCTGCTCGACCGCTACGGCGACCACGGCTATGCCACCATCGCCGGCATTCTCAGTACGCCGACCACGGTCGCGGCCGCGTTCGCACCGCTGGTCGCTGCCGCACTGGCCACCGCGATCGGCTACACGACGCTCATCCTCACCGCCGCGGCAGCCTGCGTGCTCGCCGGTCTCAGCCTCGCAACTTCCAGCCGCATCCCACAACCTGAGTCGACTGTCGGCAGGTGA
- a CDS encoding ArsR/SmtB family transcription factor yields MSKQEIVLTPRATDGCCAPISTAALDPDGAAEGATVFKALADPIRLRLFSMITSAGDEICVCDLTPQFDVSGPTISHHLKVLREAGLVDCERRGTWVYYWPVPEKLQWISSLLAAPAIRA; encoded by the coding sequence ATGTCGAAACAAGAGATCGTGCTGACCCCGCGCGCCACCGACGGTTGCTGCGCGCCGATCTCGACCGCCGCGCTCGATCCGGATGGAGCTGCCGAGGGTGCGACGGTGTTCAAGGCGCTCGCCGATCCGATCCGGCTCCGGCTGTTCTCGATGATCACGTCGGCCGGCGACGAGATCTGCGTCTGCGACCTGACGCCACAGTTCGACGTGAGCGGCCCGACGATCTCCCACCACCTGAAGGTGCTGCGCGAGGCAGGCCTGGTCGACTGCGAGCGCCGCGGCACCTGGGTCTACTACTGGCCGGTCCCCGAGAAGCTGCAATGGATCTCCAGCCTGCTCGCCGCGCCGGCCATCAGGGCATGA
- a CDS encoding ArsR/SmtB family transcription factor — MTAEGEELAGWARMLADGTRATVCLALLDGRAWTASELAKVAKVSRPTISEHLNLLVAGGLLSEVRQGRHRYVKLAGPETAELLEGLAALTPQRTEVVNSLSAVSKRDAFARARTCYDHLAGKLGVALADAMTERGLIDWSEGIALTPEGQAWLKDLGIELDVRRGRAPVRSCLDVTERRPHLAGAVGAALCAHALDNGWVTRIPGGRALKVNAAVQAFGLESGL, encoded by the coding sequence ATGACTGCCGAAGGTGAGGAGCTGGCCGGCTGGGCCCGGATGCTCGCGGACGGGACCCGGGCGACCGTCTGCCTCGCGTTGCTGGACGGCCGCGCCTGGACCGCGTCCGAACTGGCGAAGGTGGCGAAGGTCTCACGGCCGACGATCAGCGAGCACCTCAACCTGCTCGTCGCGGGCGGCCTGTTGAGCGAGGTCCGTCAGGGCAGACACCGGTACGTGAAACTCGCCGGCCCGGAGACGGCCGAGTTGCTCGAAGGCCTGGCCGCGCTCACGCCACAACGTACCGAAGTCGTGAACAGCCTGTCCGCGGTCAGCAAACGGGACGCGTTCGCACGAGCCCGGACCTGCTACGACCACCTCGCCGGAAAACTCGGTGTGGCGCTTGCCGACGCGATGACCGAGCGCGGCCTGATCGACTGGTCCGAGGGGATCGCATTGACCCCGGAAGGTCAAGCCTGGTTGAAAGATCTCGGCATCGAGCTCGACGTACGGCGTGGTCGCGCGCCGGTCCGCTCCTGTCTCGACGTGACCGAGCGCCGCCCGCATCTGGCCGGCGCGGTCGGCGCCGCGCTGTGCGCACACGCGCTCGACAACGGGTGGGTCACGCGGATACCCGGCGGCCGTGCGCTGAAGGTGAACGCCGCCGTACAAGCGTTTGGACTCGAGTCCGGACTCTGA
- a CDS encoding arylamine N-acetyltransferase family protein, which translates to MWNIESLDLDAYLARIGHDRVAPSPEALRSLHRAHVLAIPFENIDVILGTHPGISLEAIQAKLVGRQRGGYCYEHALLFGAALEQLGFDVVRRVARVQPHKAGPRTHALLKVGVAGEEFLADVGFGAGQLYPTPLKDGVVVDQAGWDHRLTQDGDVWTLSKQTPEGWIPQHASNDEPVRPIDYEVYHHYVSTHPHSPFTGRPVVMRVAEGEVRRLVGNTLTTEHPNTPPTERSVPPADLPEVLASLDVVLSDEEIDRLRLV; encoded by the coding sequence ATGTGGAACATCGAGAGCCTCGACCTGGACGCCTACCTGGCACGGATCGGCCACGACCGGGTCGCGCCCTCCCCGGAGGCGTTACGCAGCCTGCACCGCGCGCACGTCCTGGCAATCCCCTTCGAGAACATCGACGTGATCCTCGGCACGCATCCCGGGATCTCGCTCGAAGCGATCCAGGCGAAACTGGTCGGCCGGCAGCGCGGCGGGTACTGCTACGAGCACGCGCTGTTGTTCGGAGCGGCACTGGAACAGCTCGGATTCGACGTCGTACGGCGGGTGGCGCGGGTGCAACCGCACAAAGCCGGACCGCGTACACACGCACTGCTGAAGGTGGGGGTGGCGGGCGAGGAGTTCCTGGCCGACGTAGGGTTCGGCGCCGGCCAGCTGTACCCGACGCCGCTGAAGGACGGTGTGGTGGTCGACCAGGCCGGCTGGGACCACCGCCTCACCCAGGACGGCGACGTCTGGACCCTCTCGAAACAGACCCCCGAAGGCTGGATCCCCCAACACGCCTCGAACGACGAACCGGTCCGCCCCATCGACTACGAGGTCTACCACCACTACGTCTCCACCCACCCCCACTCCCCCTTCACCGGCCGCCCGGTCGTCATGCGAGTAGCCGAAGGCGAAGTCCGCCGCCTAGTAGGCAACACCCTCACCACCGAACACCCCAACACTCCCCCCACCGAGCGGTCGGTCCCGCCGGCAGACCTCCCCGAAGTCCTGGCCTCCTTGGACGTAGTACTAAGCGACGAAGAAATAGACCGCCTCCGCCTGGTGTAG
- a CDS encoding nuclear transport factor 2 family protein, whose translation MNTALTNILDQWKSAIDDHDPARVAALFTKDAIFQGLHPYGVGRDAVYEYYDAQPIGMSPQYKVLETRELAENLLLAYLTVDFTFTDRPTITVNLSVLIADGLIAHYQVSRL comes from the coding sequence ATGAACACCGCACTCACAAACATTCTCGACCAATGGAAGTCGGCCATCGACGACCACGACCCTGCGCGGGTCGCCGCGCTCTTCACCAAGGACGCGATCTTCCAGGGCCTGCATCCGTACGGTGTTGGCCGCGACGCGGTCTACGAGTACTACGACGCGCAGCCGATCGGGATGTCACCGCAGTACAAGGTATTGGAGACTCGAGAGCTCGCAGAGAACCTGCTGCTCGCGTACCTGACCGTCGATTTCACCTTCACCGACCGGCCGACGATCACCGTCAATCTCAGCGTGCTGATCGCCGACGGGCTGATCGCGCACTATCAGGTGTCGCGGTTGTAG
- a CDS encoding arsenate reductase ArsC: MSKPSVLFVCIHNAGRSQMAAGWLRHLAGDKIDVRSAGSEPADQVNPIAVEAMREVGIDITGTTPHLLSTDDVQASDVVITMGCGDACPFYPGKRYEDWKLTDPAGQPIEVVRKVRDEIRTRVEQLVADLTENSSSR, encoded by the coding sequence GTGAGCAAGCCGAGTGTCCTGTTCGTCTGCATCCACAACGCCGGCCGGTCCCAGATGGCGGCGGGCTGGCTGCGCCACCTGGCCGGTGACAAGATCGACGTACGCTCCGCAGGCTCCGAACCCGCCGACCAGGTCAACCCGATCGCCGTCGAAGCGATGCGCGAGGTCGGCATCGACATCACCGGTACGACGCCGCACCTGCTGTCGACCGACGATGTACAGGCCAGCGACGTCGTCATCACGATGGGTTGCGGCGACGCCTGCCCGTTCTACCCCGGCAAACGCTACGAAGACTGGAAACTCACCGACCCCGCAGGCCAGCCCATCGAAGTCGTCCGCAAGGTCCGCGACGAGATCCGGACCCGAGTAGAGCAACTCGTCGCCGATCTCACGGAGAACTCCTCCTCGCGCTGA
- a CDS encoding flavin reductase family protein: MTHLTIEPSILYVGTPVALLTTLNEDGTVNLAPMSSAWALGSVVVLGVGVGGQTAENLLTRPEVVINYPSPELWQAVERLAPLTAADPVPPHKQARFHHDRAKFEAAGLTPTPSELVTPPRVAECPLQFEASVTQADLDAKGNFVLAQAEVLRVHAAPHVVVPGTSHVDPAAWSPLIYNFRHYYGLGAELGESFRTETPRNKGV, translated from the coding sequence ATGACGCACCTGACGATCGAACCCTCCATCCTGTACGTCGGAACGCCAGTCGCCCTGCTGACGACGCTGAACGAGGACGGCACCGTCAACCTGGCGCCGATGTCGTCCGCGTGGGCGCTCGGCTCCGTGGTGGTACTGGGTGTCGGCGTCGGTGGCCAGACCGCGGAGAATCTGCTGACCCGGCCCGAGGTGGTCATCAACTACCCGAGCCCCGAGCTGTGGCAGGCGGTCGAACGCCTGGCTCCGCTCACGGCGGCTGACCCGGTGCCGCCGCACAAGCAGGCCCGCTTCCACCACGATCGCGCGAAGTTCGAGGCCGCCGGGCTGACCCCGACGCCGTCCGAGCTGGTCACCCCGCCCCGCGTCGCCGAATGCCCTCTCCAGTTCGAGGCGTCCGTCACCCAGGCCGACCTAGATGCCAAAGGCAACTTCGTCCTGGCCCAGGCCGAGGTCCTTCGAGTCCACGCGGCACCGCACGTGGTAGTCCCCGGCACATCCCACGTCGACCCTGCCGCCTGGTCCCCACTCATCTACAACTTCCGTCACTACTACGGGCTGGGCGCTGAACTCGGCGAATCCTTCCGCACCGAAACCCCAAGAAACAAAGGCGTGTAG